Part of the Vigna radiata var. radiata cultivar VC1973A chromosome 11, Vradiata_ver6, whole genome shotgun sequence genome is shown below.
ttatttttgtaagaaattaaaGCTAAAATAATACCAGATAAATAAACAAGACATATTTAATAAGATTTACGTGACATATTCACTTAATTCAAACTTCTAACACTCAAATATGGCCTTCAACATCACATATAaccaaatatttcaaaaattattctatCCTCAAGACAAATAAAGTACAAACATCCTCAATATTATCTCATATGAGTTTTACTCTCATAAACTctaattagttaaattaaattagttttctttattgtttcGATTACGAGACCGAATCACtaatattttcacaatttctCCTATGATGTCGTCTGATAACTGGTTGTCTAATCTTTGTCTTTACTTTACTGCTGAAAATGATATCTGTTAAAGGTTTTATAACGCTTAAATCATCAAATTGTCTATACAGAACTCAGAGCaatgatattaaatatatagtaaATGTGATCACCTATCTCTTACTTTGACCTATGACGAGTCTGAAATTAGTAACATCTTAATATCAATTCAATCTCAATCCATTactatctttataaataaaacttctCTATCCAATATAATCGAATGTTCATGGTTCTAGTAATTTGGTCTTACAAACCACATCCATTCACTGTTTAGTCATTTCTCCTTTTCCAAAACTATCCAGCCAATTCACTGAGTTATTATGTAGGGTGATACGCCCCTACAATACACTTATCTTAAACTCAATACtctaaaaaaacactaaaaaaaggaaaacttaaaagaaatcataatttaCTGTAAAAGAAGAAATCTGACTGAACACATCATTACAAACTTTACactaaaagaaaattcttcttttataatcaaattataaatgcGACACCAAAATCTCATCCATGtagaataaacaaaattaaaacttgcagaaatttgagagaaaataaaagtttacttagataaaaaaaaaaggtctaATCAGCTTACATTGACTTTTATGATACCTTGTAAGTGGTATGTTCCgaaggagaaagaaagaaatttcatttaaaaaatctagataaaatcaaagctatatgaattaaaaaaaaaaaaaaaaactttttatatcttaaatgtttttatctacacttattgaaaaaatatgtcCTTAGCgtagaattaattataatttatttattataaataataattaaaaaattacaagtacaattaataatattttatctttatgtaaAATCAGTaacttcaattattattttttagaaattgatattttattttgaacaaaatCTCTTTCATTAGATATTAAATAACACAGTTCAATAATAGTTATGAGTAAGCTGGAAATTCGaacatttttatcatatatgtttttattaagttaTTGTTCTCTTGAGTCGATTTGGAAAGAataattgagagaatttgattggatttaaagataaatttttttgttgtttatttgaacaaatttggagataagtaaaagtggatttgaaagtaaatttttataatttgtcacataaattaaatcttatactaattctcataaattttattcccaaattcattctcgtttacttccaaattcactcaaataaacaataaaaaaaattaccttcaaattctctcaaattcactcCATTATTCTCCcttaaatccactcaagtgaaagACTTAAgtaacattattataatattatatatatatatatatatatatatatatatatatatatatatatatatatgacaaattATTGATTTTCATTAGATATATAAAAGAGTAGACGAAGCCatgaaagaattttattttttcttgcttATTATTTCGACCAGTGGTGATTTATATAACTTAGAAgataacaaaatgataaatatagttACTTTCAAGCTATTAGCTCTCTTCACAACCATACAAGAGATACACCAAATTTGACACTTCCAATAGAACTGAAACTTTAACAAATTGGTACAAATTTCTACCCcatatattaaaacaaacaaaaaagatagAGTTGGATATACATCCAATAATTTTTAGGTATAACGTACATGTTACTGAATATAGAAATTGCGATCGAGTTGATAAACAcgaatattgaaatattttaaacttcaaTGTTATCACACATGTTTATTGCCCTTTCATTTAACAAAACATGACTTGATGCAGAGTTTTGGATTGCTGAGGTTGCTTACGCATTGCAATCTCTGATAGCTATTATtcgttaatatattttgatcacATGAAGTTAGCAAAGTAGGTCAGTAAACTATTCTGGGGTTGGAATAGTAAGTGATTCTGATTTCATATACCAATAAATTTCAGATGGAACTTTGGCATTAGTGGTTAAGGCaatattgcaaaaataaaaagttaaaagcaatAATTGATGACGAATCAACACTATAATTGGAGGTAGCACTGCAGACACTTCCAAATTGTCTGCCAGATACAGAAAAAGCCCCAGAGTAAGCTCATAATCATCACGAATATTTTCAGTATATATTCATATTCAGCTGGGACCATGAGTAATCTCGTCCCTGTAATAAGGTGGATTATTGGATCAGATTTACTAGTTATCGAAAATCCCACTCAATGCCAAAAGATTAGAAATGCACCAAATAAGAAAGTGGTTCGAAAGTTACACTTGACTATGCTTTTTGCATTCTGCACTCTTGTATGGACACTAAGAAACACCATATACCCTATGACTCATAATCAATAATGAACCCTGTTTCGGTAGCTAGTAATTAACCCTTCACAATCTTCTTGCCGTCCGGTCCTTACACACGTCCTCTTATCTAATCGTTCGGTTCGAATATGAGTCCTCCAATGCTCGAATCCAAAATCGGTCGGATACCTGTCAAAAAGGCTCCGCTCAAGTCAGATCTAAGATCCACAATAGGGATAGAGAGAAAAAGTAGCAGTCAGGAATCAATGTGTATTTACTGTTCTTACCTGTCTCACATTTTActtcttatttatagttttcttgatGGATCTGTGTTTAGCCTTTTCTTAATGACGGCCCAACCTCGGCCCAAATGTCCTTAATCCTGTTTACTTTCTTAATTTTGCGCAGTTACTGTCATCGTAATGACCGGCAGGGTATTTGTCGGTTACTTGCTTAAATCGCGTTCCTTATATTCTCAGACTGATCGGGGTGTGATTTTAGGACCGACCGGATGTTTTGGTCGATCCCGATTGACCGGGCATTCTCAAAGGTGCTCACTGATTCAGTTGTTTCTTTGGACCGGTCGTCCTTCATCTCGATTTTGACCGTCCGCCCGATCTCCCTACTGTACAAACCCTATGATTACTTATTTGGTTGCTAGGACTGATGGAGATGAAACATTTTACTGCCTATTAGGAATATATTCGTGTGCATTGTGTAGTATTTCcctcaaatttaaaaagaatgaaGCCAACATCAGATTATATTCGACAGCGCAAAAAGAGAAATTGTTCAGTGGTTATGCCTCTTCAAATATGCACCATTCCATCTTTGACCGAAccagtaatataaaataagagatCATCACATCGTTGAACAGTGAGCACGTAAAGTGGATCAAGATTAAATGAACCTTATGCAGGAGAGGATGGAATTATGATCCTTATGGGATTTACCAAACAACGAGAAATGTTGAAACTGTAATAGAATACAGTGTTTGCTTTGCTCATCAAGTCAttatataagatatatataaaatcacatatagCTATGCCGGGTAAAATGAACTCTATTGAACtacattgttaaaaaaaaatgtaataaaccaaaaagtaattttttttaattagactgaactaaaaattagattaaatgaattgaataaaatatattttttattaaggtattttttattatcatatcattaattatacatttgttttttttatacaattttattcaaTAGTTTATCAAAATGTTTCTAAGACATGTttcagataattttttttaatatttttgtgttgtttaattttatcatataaaatactattttgatattcttttatacaattatttttaatttctaacattataattatataaataaattaaaatttattataatataataatttaatgtaattgtcataaatctttttttatcactgtctaatatatatattatattgaaattctaaaaataaaattatattaaatttcaattattattagtttagtttttgtttttgtgtgattttgatTAAGTGATGATGtactataatttttattagtgtgtgaaaatttaaaaaattgaagtaaacaaacatttaaaatactttttaatttttataatgtttgcaaatttaataaattttttaattttataaaactgttTTGGTatcataatttgaaataaaactttatttggtattataatttaaaatatattaattttttaaatatttaatattgaagaaaCAATAATACTCTCCTATTAATATTAgatatttcttaatattatttttcttttactgtaaattttttattattttataaaagttaatcaatatttaaatagtaAGTGTATGAGTATCGATTTATATCCGTTACGAAACTCTCCCGTACTCCTCCTACCATCCTAATTGTACCGAGGAACATATgtaattagattattttatcaatacTAATACtattacatattaattttataatacttctaaaataaataaaaagttaaaactcAAGTTTTGTTTTCATCTATATACTATTATGAATAGTGTTTCTTAACAAGTTGAAAAgaattattattctaaaaaaattgtatattgcTGTAATATTATCAACATAatcaaaattgagaaaaaaaaccTTGATATGTAAGTTATATATTGGTTTAATCTCACCATAAGTCTCtatttttgtccaaaatcttaaataggttcattttctttttcgcgtatcaattaggtccctattaatgtaaaattgattcaatcAGGGGTCTGCCGTTAAATTCTTCTAACAACAGTTAAATCTTAGCTTATGTGGCCTGTAGGACTCTGACACGTAGAAATTTAATTGGTTGTTTTTAAAATGACCATAGCTGATAAGTAATTCAAATAAGGGCAAAAATGGAagttactattttttaattatgctgTGACCTTTAATTtggggaaaagaaaagaattgggGGAAATNTTTTTAGGGTTCGTATCGGGATCTTTGTGAAGGTGAACCTCAAGTGCTTTGAAGGTGAAGAACATCGTCTTTGTTCGATTGCAAGCAACANGACTCCTTNGTGGACAACATCGTCTTGGACACNCGGCGGTNCATGTGCGAGTTGGTTGAAGNAGTCGAAGCACGAGGTTAGGTGTGGGTCCTTCGTTGTTGGAAGCGCGAGGTTGAAGCACGTGGTGAGTGGAGAGGAAGGTCAGTGTTTGTGTTTTATTGTCTTCTCTTTTATAGTTGGGGAACTAAAATATTCGGTGGTGGTCCCCCATTGTTGTGTGGTCATCGTTGTTGATTGCATTTCGGTGGTCCCCTACATGTATATTTAGAACTCTTTCACTTTGTCTCAGTTTCTGCtgttattgtttaaatatatatttatttcttgtcGTCATACGTTTGCATAATAGGTGtgcataattatatttatttctcgTGCGTAATGGAGGACAATATTGAATGTGTCTTCCACCATGGAGGAAAGTTTATTAATGATGGTACCCTAAGGTATGAAGGAGAGACAATGACATTGTCCTTTGACCCTAACAGGTGGAGTTTTTTTGTGGTTGTGAGTGTATTATAAAGTTTTGGATATGATACTTTTCAAGAGTTATGGTACTGTGTAGGAGGTGGTACAGTGTTGGAAAATAGGTTAGAACAATTGACTGATGACATTGGTGCCTTGCATATGGCTAACTTAGCCAAGCTTAACGATAAGGTTCATTTATATGTTATGCATGTTGTTTCTGATCCGGAAGTTATACATATGCTTCAATATAATGATGAAGGAGAAGTTGAAAAAGAGGGTGTAGAAGGTGGTGATGGTGTTGAAGGAGGTGGTGACTTACTATATTGCTTTCTATATTGCTTACTTCATTGGCTTATTGACTTACTAGATTATGTACTGTCAAAGATAAGCCCTTGTACTCAGTCTTTAACTCCTAGTTTTTATTCACCACTTCATTTTACCTTAGAATTCTgatattcaatttcaacattaatgaaaatgagtcagtaattatttttgaaaagcacAATGTAGTCAACAATGTAGTCAATTTCAACATTCATTGCTTTTGAAAACCTGCAAGTTTTTAAAGTCCAAGATTATGGACGAGATAATATTTGAGGAAATATTTGAGGATGAAAGTCTGCATAATGTGAAAGCCACTGGTCCCAATTCTTTTGTTTAGAAGCTTCAAGTTATTAAAGTCCATGGTTGtcataaattaaagatattactTCCATATTCTCTTGCTAAAAACCTTTCTCAACTTCAGCAGATTGACATTTTTTACTGTACAAATATGGAAGAGATCAAAtctgagaaaaaaattgaggatGAAAATCTGCACAATGTTAAAAGACTTTGGCACATAAGTCATTCATTGAATACTACTTCAGATTCATATCAACAGTGCAGTACNCAACTTCATTccttcacataatcaaatacATAATCAATATAATCCTAACAAAACCACCAACACTACTACATTATGGATTTATCATCCATATTGAAATAACAAtaacatttatacaaataaaaaataccagCCCTATCAACACCTTCATCAATTTCTCCACAACCTTAACAGATTTATGCAAATCACTCATCATCTTCGTTCCACCTcccatttcttctttctttgacACACACTCATGCTTTTCTTCACACTTCACATCCATATAACTTTTCTCACTAGCATCGTCACAAcaccatttgaagaaattacaaCCACCTTCATGTCCGTtctacaaaaaagaaaaaaaaaataaacgacTATCTACTCAAACAAAACACTAc
Proteins encoded:
- the LOC111240593 gene encoding uncharacterized protein LOC111240593 translates to MDNELQKSHSCSSSTCNGWRNENYNVVFRGGGSPLCLCGEKTVVRIARTVKNRGKQFWGCPMYKNGHEGGCNFFKWCCDDASEKSYMDVKCEEKHECVSKKEEMGGGTKMMSDLHKSVKVVEKLMKVLIGLVFFICINVIVISIWMINP